CTCTCTTGTTCGAATCAAATCCCGATTTTGTTTGGGGACTCATCAGTTCGATGTATTTCGGTAACCTGCTTTGTTTGGTTGCAGGTATGGCGATTCTCCCTTTCTTGGTTTCATTTCTCAAAATATCAAAACGTGTGATGATCCCAATTATCATGGTCATATGCCTCGTAGGTTCATATTCAGTAGGCAATAGTGTGTTTGATATGGGCGTAATGATTGTGGCAGGAATAATTGCCTTCTATCTGAAACAGCATGCATTCCCAACATCTCCAATACTCTTGGCTTTTGTGTTAGCACCTCGATTGGAAATTTCAATGCGTCAAGCGTTAGGAATATCTCAAGGGAGCGTATGGGTTTTCTTTGAAAAACCAATTTCTGCTGGAATCTTGATCTGTACCTTTGTGCTTTTATTGTTTCCTGTAATTCAGAAAGTAATACAAGCCATTAGAAGTAGATCAAAGTAATTTTAACTCGATACAACAAAGTCTAGCGTTACCCCTTTTTTAAGGGGTCCGGTAGATATACCCTTCGACCCGGTTTATGACGGCTAATCATAAAGGATAAGGATCTGAACATATGAACTATACTACCTTGTTTCACGATATGCATTCGGTTGCGAAAGTTGGGATAATTGGATCAAACGGAGGCTTCGGATATTCCTTTCTTGCCCAAGTCCCTCTTATGAAAGACTCTCTAGAACTTCAGGTGATTTGTGATCTGAATATTCAGGAATCAATTGAACTATTAAAAAAACTACAGTATGACGAGACGCGATTTCGATCTTGCAATTCCAAGGACGAAATCGAACAGGCCCTGCAGATACCTGGAAGTATAATCATTCTAGAAGATGGGGAGTTACTGCCTTTCTGTAATATTGATGTACTTGTGGAAGCAACAGGAAATCCTGAAATCAGTTCGTGCATGGCGGAAAAATGCTTACAGTATGGAATTCATGTTTGCATGGTATCCAAAGAAGCAGATTGTGTTTCGGGACCTTATCTTTACCGACTTGCAAAGCAAAAGAATGTTGTATATGCAATAGCCGCCGGAGATCAACCTGCGAATCTTATTGAATTTCTGAGCTGGGTTAAGAGCTTGGGACTGGAAGTAATCGCTGCAGGTAAATCGAGTGAGTACGATTACATTTATAATCTTGATACTGGGCTGTTTAGTTATCAAGGTGAAGAAGTTGTTTTACCAGAACTCAAAGACCATTGGTCTCTGAATGGGGTCAATACATTGGAAGATCGGAGCAGAATCCTAAAGGATTTTCCTCAATTTGCTGTACCTGATTACTGTGAAATGAATGTAGTCTCGAATGCGACAGGTTTAGAACCTTCATGTAATAGGTTTCATTATCCCATCTGTAGAGTGGAAGAACTTGCTGATATTTACATACCTGTAGAAGATGGAGGGGTATTGACCAAGACAGGAGTGGTTGATGTCTTTAATAATCTTCGCCGCCCAGATGAAGCTAGCTTTGCTGGAGGTGTTTTTGTTATTGTTCGTTGCCATGATGAAAGAGTCTGGTCTCTGCTCCGTGAAAAGGGGCATGTCGTAAGTCGAAATGGGAAATATGCTTGTATGTATCTCCCCTATCATTTCATGGGAGTAGAAGCCCCTATATCTGTAATAAATGCGTTTCGATTGGGTCTCTCGACCTACGATGCCTGTGATTGCCATGCAGTAATGACGGCAATCGCAGAACGAGATTTTGCTCGTGGGGAACAGATGGACCTCCGAGGTCATCACCGGCTGATAGATGATGTATACGTGCAATTGTTGTCTGGAGAAGATGCACAGGATAATGCAGCACCATACTACCTCATTGCGGGGAAACGTCTGAAGCAAGATGTCAAGAAAGGGGAGCTCATCACCTTAGAAATGCTTGACCTACAAGGGTCTGAGCTCTATCGAATGTATCAGGAGGGTCAGCATAATGAGTAAATACGCTGTGTTGAGTACGAATCATGTAGGGTTGGTTGTGGAGGATCTCGATAGATTCCTGAAGATCATGACAGAGCTGTTTGACTATACGGTAATTGATAGAGGTCCAAGGGAAGTAAGCGTACAATCGAAAGTGACGAATTGCCCACAGGCACAAGTTGAAATTGCCTATATTACAGGAGGGGGTTTTACGTTGGAGGTCTTGTGCTATGCTCATACAGAAGGTATCAAACTCTATAAACCACGTGTTGTTGATGTAGGGCATTGGCACTTGTCGATAAACATTGAAGATATCTCGAAGGTCCGCATTGCAGCGAAATCTTATGGGTTATGTGAAATTGGAGAACTCATTACTGTTGGTAATGGACCAAACAAGGGAAATCAAATCATCTATCTGTGTACACCTGAAGGTATTGTGATCGAGCTGACACAACAATTTCATTCGTAAGAAGCTAACTGTACGAGTTGTATATCTCTTCTATCTGCAGCTCGTATAGTTAATTTGCACTTAGAAATGCTACTTCGTTTTAGCGGTTGTACCTTTCTTGTCAAAGAACTGTACATTAAGGCTGGATACCTTGAGGTGGTCAGCCATAGCACGATGCACAGCTTGCCTATCTCTATTGCAGAAGGCTTGGTAGATTTCCCGGTGGCGGGAGATTGCATCTTCAATACCACCTTCTACAAGGATCCCCTTTCCCATGTAATCGCGGAGGAGGGATGTCAGAACGCCGATAAACATACATAGCAACTCATTGCCACCAGCCTGTGCAATGGTCAAATGAAACTGTTCATCCAGCTTGACACGTTCCTTCAATGGGAGCGTTTTATCCTCAAACTTGGAAAGGATTTCATCCATCTTCTGGAGATCTTCATCTGTAATTTTCTGTACTGCAAGATCGGCTGAGGAGAGTTCAAGAATCTCGCGTACCTGAGTCAAATCCTCAGATTTAATATGGTCTACCTGCATGATACGGTTGATGGCATTCATCACAGTATCGGTTTCAGGACGAGTGATATATGCACCACTACCATTCTTCAATGAGATAAGACCTCTCTCCTGCAATAGTTTCATAGCTTCCCTGATTACTGGGCGGCTTACGTTGTACTGTTTTGCAAGTTTCATTTCTGAAGGGAGTTTCTCGGAGACCTTGCTTTTTGGGGAGGAGAGTATGTATTCTTCCAGATGGTCAGCAACCTGCGAACTTAGATTTGTCCGAGTAAGCGAAATGTTCGAAATATCCATGCTAACCTCCGTCTCAATACAGCATATCGATTCTTCTCAATTCTTTCTACAGCTACTTACGCACCATGGAAATGGTCTGTTTAGCTCCCTGCTGTAGGAAGGAAATATCATCCCCACAGCTGAAAAAATCCACTCCCAGTGCCTTGTATATCTCAATCGTCTTTGCATCAGGACCGATGGAAACACCCACAGGTTTCTTTGCTTTCTTTGCCGCCTTGATCGCAATTTCAGCCAAGGCAAGTACATCTGGATGTAAAGGATTTCCCAAATGACCGATGGATCCAGAGAGATCATTCGGGCCAATAATGATTGCGTCCAGTGCAGGCAAAGAGAGGATGGCTTCCACATGGTGTACGGCCTCCACATGCTCTATCTGGATGATCCTGATAAAACTCTCTTCACTTTGTTCCAGGTAGGTTTTGAGGTTCTGGCTGTTGTATCCTATCGCACGTCTGGGGCCAAAACCCCGCGTGCCTTTGGGAGGATACAGGCAGAGATCAAGCACTCGCTTTGCTTCTACCTCATCAAGGACCATGGGAATGATGATTCCATCAATACCCATTTCAAGAACTGGCTTGATGATATCCATTTCTTGGCTGGCTACTCGTACAAAGGCTCCTGCACCACCTGCATTTGCTGCCATGATGTGCATCAATAGGTTCTGCTTGTCAAATGGTCCATGCTCAGCATCAATCCAGATGAAATCGTAGCCATGTCGGGCAAGTGCTTCAGTAATTGCAGGATCATTGAGGAAGACATGGCCCCCAAGGGCCGTGCCTTCTAGCAATCTCTTTCGAAACTCGTTTCCACGGTTCATTGCTTCAATCCCAATTCAGTTCGCATTGCTCTCTCCATCCGGATCAAGCTGGCGATTTCAAGGCGTGCATTCTCATTGAGTAAGGAAACTGGCTTTGAACGGGTCACCAGACTCATGGGAATGTCCGTCTGTGCATAGTGATATTTTGCATTGATGGGATAGGCCCTTGCTTCGGTGATCGCTGTTACCGTAAGGAAATCGCTCACACGTCTAGCTAACGCTTCATCCTCCCTGAAATGCTCATACAACCACTTATAGATATCGATATGGAAGTTTGCCATTACTCCATTGTACCCGTCATATCCGGCAATCCATGAATCGAGCACGGTAGCGGTATTGGCATTGAAGAGCGCAAGCTTGGTCCCTTTTACCAGTTCAACACGTCGCTTCTCGATCTCAAGGGAGCAGGAAACATCCTTGAGGAAGACCAACTTATCCTCATGGGCAGCCCAATGAAGAAAGTCATCACTCAATAGCCTGAGATAGGGGTAGGGGCATTCGTACAATCCAAAAGTGACGGAAGGAAGCTGGGTAAAGATATCTTCAGCATTCTTTCTGAAGACATCTTCTCCTTCCTCTTCCTTGGCCATCCTGTTCGATACCAGTACCACAGCATCCACACCCGTCTCAGCCATTGCTCCGAGCTCCTGGATTTGTGCTTGGTGGTCATCAGCGGTATGTCCACTTGCGATAACCTTGACTCTGCCCTCTGCTGCTTCGACCACTGCCTTTGCAATATCGAGCTTTTCCTGAGGAGTGAGGAAGAACATCTCACTGGACTGGCAAACTGCAAAGATGCCATCACATCCCCGGTCTATGTACCAGTCTGTGAGATTCTTGACACCCTGGAAGTCTACCTTGTTGTCTTCTGTGAATGGGGTGATCATGGTTGGCCAGCAACCATTATATTGTGCTTGCATTACAAATTCTCCTTACATGAGGCCGGTTGCTTTCGGCAGGAATAGGGTAACTTCGGGGAAGTAGGTGATAATCACCAAGACAATCAACATTACGGTCAGTGGCCAGAGTATCTCCTTCATGACCCCCTTGAGAGGTGTCCCGGAAATTCCGCTGGTTATGAACAGCAGCATTCCAAAGGGCGGGGTGGAGAGACCCACCATCATATTGAACGTTACTACCAGGCCAAAGTGAATCATATCGATTCCCAAGGCTGAAGCGACGGGGATCATGATGGGTACAAACACCAGCTGGATCGTCGAGGTATCCATGAACATCCCCAGGATGAGGATAACTACGTTCACCAAGAAGAGGAACGTATACTTGTTCGCAGTGAAGCCAAGGATCCAGTTTCCGATATTTGCTGCGAGCTGTTCACGAGCAACGATATAGCTAATGATAGCTGCCGCACCAATCATGATACTGGTTGCTCCGACATCCTTGATCGTGTCACGGATAACATTCATCAAGTCCTTGAATCCCATGGCTCTGTAGGCGAAAATCGAGACGATCATGGCATAGAGCCCTGCAATTGCTCCCGCTTCAGTGGGGGTGGTTACTCCGGTGTAAATACCTACCAAAAGAATGATCGGGGTAAGGAGTGCTGGAATAGCCCGTACAGTGAAGGCAAGGAAGGTTTTCCAGACGACCTTCTCCCCTCTGGGATAATTACGCTTTTTTGCGACAATTGCGACATACACCATCAAGAAGAATGAAAGCAATACAGCTGGTACCATTCCTCCCATGAAGAGTGCCCCAACCGAGGTACTGGAAAGCATGGCGTAGATAACCAAGGGAATGGAAGGAGGAAAAATAGGACCGATGGTTGCGGAGGCTGCGGTTATTGCGCAGGAGAACTCCGGGTCATATCCATCATCCTTCATGGCCTCGATCTCAATTTTTCCAAGTCCTGCGGCATCGGCGATTGCAGAACCGGTCATGCCACTGAAAATCAGGGAAGCAATGATATTTACGTGTCCCAGCGCACCTCTCATCCGTCCTGTGATACCACCGGCGAACTTGAAGATCATATCAGTGACCTTTCCGGTGTTCATGACGTTTGCGGTGAAGATAAAGAGCGGCACTGCGATAATGACATAGTTGGTATAGTAGGTATTCATTACCTGATTAACCACCAAGCTCAGGTCAGCACCCTTTACCAATAGGTAACAAGCTGCTGAAGCGAGCATGCCGAAGGCAATCGGCATACGGAGGAAGAAGATCAGGATAAAAACCAATAAGGTTACAAATAGTGGAAAACTCATTTGTTTACCTCCCCAAGCAAAGGATCAAAGCGATGATTGAGACTGTCCTCAAGCTTTCCGGTAATCACTTTCCAGTCCTCAATTACCGGCTTAATCGTGTAGCCGATGATGGAGAGTAGGAAGTAGGTAAAGGGGAGGAAAATCCATGTGTAAGAGACCCTGAGTACAGGAGTCTTCTGGAAGCCAAGGAAAAACGCATACTTGAATGAAGGAATCACCATGACAGCAAAGGTGAGAATAATCAGGAGGTTTCCGATCATCCTTGCCCAGGCTGCTACTTTCGGACTATAGGCATCATAGAGCATGGTGAACTGGACGTGTCCCTTTCTGCGCATTGTGTAGCATGCGCCCAGGATTACTGACCAGCAAAAACCAATGACGATAACATCCTGTGTGAAGGTCAATGGGTGGTTAACCACGTATCTAAAGAAGACCTGCAGGATGAAAGCCAAGAATAAGAATATAAACGAGAGGATGGGAATGTAGACTTCCATGACATCCCTAAGAAACAACGCAATTTTTTTCACGTAGTCGGCCTCCATTGAACAAAAGAAGAGACCCGGAGCACCTGCCCCGGGTCGTAAGGTGGTGCTTAGTTTCCAGCAGCCTGGATTTTCTCGAACATCTCCATATCCCAGGTATCGGAATAGGGGCTGTCAAGATACTGTGCCAGTACGTGCTCTGCGAAAGCATCAAGATCAGCCTGGTAGATGCTGAGGCCTTCACTCTTGAAGAACTCAACCAATTCTGCCTCTGCCTTGAGGTTAGTGGTATCACAGAATTCAATACCGGCCTTTACGCCTTCCATGACCCAGCCTTTCTGCTCTTCGGTCAAGGACTGCCATTTTGCCTCGTTGATTGCAGGCCAGACAGAGTCAACCAAGTGGTTGGTGATGCTGATGGACTTGGTAACCTCATAGAACTTTGCGTTCTTGTTGGTTGGAAGTGGGTTGTCCTGGCCATCGACGGTCTTGGTCTGGAGAGCCATGTACAATTCGCTGAAGGAGATCGGGGTTGGGTTGGCACCAATTGCCTTGCCAAGGAAGATCCAGGAATCGGAGTTCGGCATTCTCAGGTTGACACCATTGAGATCGGCAGGAGTCTTGATCGGGCGATCTTCTACCAGGTTGATCTGACGAGTTCCCAGGTACTGAGCGCCGAGGGGACGAATTCCCTGCTCTTTTGCAATACGGTCAAATACTTCCTGACCGATAGGACCATTGAGTACACTGGTCATGTGGTCATAGGTCTTGAAGATATAACCAGCAGTGAACATACCTACCCAAGGGCTTCCATCGGTAAGCCATGATGCTGCAGTTGCAGTCATGTCTGCCTGACCACTCTTCACAGCAGAGACTTCCTGTTCCTGCTTGAACAAAGAAGCTGAATCGTAGGTCAATACTTTGATCTGACCATCAGAAACACGTTCAACGGTCTCCTTGAAGACGCGCATTGCTCCAGCATGAGCATCAGTGGGAACCGCTGTCATGGTGTAGACCAATTCAACGGGCTTTGCCTCAGATGTTCCCTGAGCAAAAGCCATGGGAAGTACCAGGGCTACCAACAACAGTGCGATAATACTTTTTTTCATTGTTTCCTCCTGTGGACCGCTGTGCGGTGTAACAATGTTTCTTTCTTGCTTGGCACACGCCAAGTCTTGTAAAATCTGTAAACTTGTAAAGCTGTCTTACAGGTTAATCGTTACATGACTTTCCGGATCTGTCAAATGGAATTTTCAACAAATTGCAAAAAATGGTTAAAAAAAAGACTGTTGGAAATCCAACAGTCCAGAATTATCGTCTTTATGCGTTATACAAGAATCTTGAAAACAACCTTAACCACAGAAGTCGAATGCCCATCGATGAGGTTGCATGCATGTCCTTCCCCTGGGAAGAACAGGGCAAAGGTAGAGGGAGTTGCATGGTAGGTGAGTAGTTGCTTGCCTTCTGCAAATGAAGCCTCCTTGCTGGCATCATACCCGATGGTCTCCTTTAGTGATGATCTATCAGCAATTACCATCGATTCAAATCCGGAAAGGAGAATCTGCACATCCACTTCCTTTTTATGTATCTCAAACGTCAATTTCTCAGGTGTTGCAGTTGTATAGGTGAACAAGTTGTAGCGTACCTTGGGATTGTCAGTAGTGTAACTGCCATACTCCATGCTTGGAAGCTTGCCGCTTTCCAGAATTTCGTGAACTGTCTGAAGGGCTGAAAGGCTGGGAATGTAACGTTCTAGGTTGGTGATCTGATCAATTATCATGGGATTCTCCTCGCGCCCAGCATACAAGATTACGAAAAAAGAGAGAAGCAGGATACAAACAGTGAAACTTCAAATATTGCTTAATAAGATTGATTCTTTTTTAATAACTAAACCATATTTTCTTCTTGCTTTTCTCTATCAAACCACATAGGATTTTTTCATGAACAAGAAAGCAGTAGTCATAGGCGGAGGCTTCGGTGGCCTCAGTACAGCGGCACTCCTGGCCCGTGATGGCTGGAATGTGACCTTGGTCGAGAAGAATGCCCAACTTGGGGGAAGAGCTAGATATTGGGAAAAAGACGGATTTACCTTTGACATGGGACCGTCGTGGTATCTCATGCCTGAAGTGTTCGAGCATTACTTCTCTCTCTTTGGTAAACAGCGGGAAGACTACTACGATCTTAGTCCCATTGATCCATATTATAAGGTCTTCTTTGAAGGTGGGGAAACGGCCTGTCTCACCCCACGTTTTGATGAGAACCAGAAACTCTTTGAGTCGTTCGAGAAGGGTGGTGGAAAAGCCCTGAAAGCCTACATGCAGCAGTCAACCTATAAGTATGATGTAGCTATGGAGGATTTCCTCTATCGTGATTACAAACATATCGGTCAATTCTTCAATAGACGGTTGATGACTGAGGGATTGCGCCTTGGAGTGCTGGGAAAACTTGACTCCTTTGTCTCAAATTACGTAAAAGATTATCGGGCAAAGCAGATCTTGGAATATGCCATGGTGTTTCTTGGTACCGATCCCGCCCAGGCTCCTGCAATTTACTCCATCATGACCCATGTTGATCTCAATCTGGGGGTATTCTTCCCCCGCAAAGGCATGGCTGGAGCCGCAGCAGGGTTTGCCTCACTGTGCAGTGAACTGGGAGTTGAGCTGATTACCGGTGCAGAAGTGCTGAAAGTGCTGACTGAAGGAAATCGGGCAGTTGGTGTTGAAACCAATAAAGGAACATTCATGGCAGATGTGGTTGTCTCCTCTGCCGATTATCACCACAGTGATACAAATCTCCTTGAAGACAAGCATCGCACGTACTCTGACTCTTATTGGGAAAAACGGGTGGTTGCCCCCTCGATGTTCATCGCCTATCTGGGAATTGGGAGGGAGCTGAAAGGATTGGAGCACCACAATCTCTATTTTGCGAAGGACTGGAATACGCATTTTGATGCAATTTTCAAGAATCCTGCCTGGCCGAAAGACCCCTGTTTCTACCTCAGTTGCATCAGCAAGACAGACCCCTCTTCAGCACCCGATGGTTGTGAGAATGTGTTCTTGCTGGTACCGGTTGCCCCAGGACTTGTTGATACTGAGGAGCAGAGAAATGCCTATTTCGAGCATATTGCCGATCATGTGCAGAACGTGACAGGAGAAGATCTCCGAAAGGATCTCTTGGTAAAACGGTTG
The sequence above is drawn from the uncultured Sphaerochaeta sp. genome and encodes:
- a CDS encoding VOC family protein, which translates into the protein MSKYAVLSTNHVGLVVEDLDRFLKIMTELFDYTVIDRGPREVSVQSKVTNCPQAQVEIAYITGGGFTLEVLCYAHTEGIKLYKPRVVDVGHWHLSINIEDISKVRIAAKSYGLCEIGELITVGNGPNKGNQIIYLCTPEGIVIELTQQFHS
- a CDS encoding FadR/GntR family transcriptional regulator; protein product: MDISNISLTRTNLSSQVADHLEEYILSSPKSKVSEKLPSEMKLAKQYNVSRPVIREAMKLLQERGLISLKNGSGAYITRPETDTVMNAINRIMQVDHIKSEDLTQVREILELSSADLAVQKITDEDLQKMDEILSKFEDKTLPLKERVKLDEQFHLTIAQAGGNELLCMFIGVLTSLLRDYMGKGILVEGGIEDAISRHREIYQAFCNRDRQAVHRAMADHLKVSSLNVQFFDKKGTTAKTK
- a CDS encoding aldolase/citrate lyase family protein — protein: MNRGNEFRKRLLEGTALGGHVFLNDPAITEALARHGYDFIWIDAEHGPFDKQNLLMHIMAANAGGAGAFVRVASQEMDIIKPVLEMGIDGIIIPMVLDEVEAKRVLDLCLYPPKGTRGFGPRRAIGYNSQNLKTYLEQSEESFIRIIQIEHVEAVHHVEAILSLPALDAIIIGPNDLSGSIGHLGNPLHPDVLALAEIAIKAAKKAKKPVGVSIGPDAKTIEIYKALGVDFFSCGDDISFLQQGAKQTISMVRK
- a CDS encoding dihydrodipicolinate synthase family protein, coding for MQAQYNGCWPTMITPFTEDNKVDFQGVKNLTDWYIDRGCDGIFAVCQSSEMFFLTPQEKLDIAKAVVEAAEGRVKVIASGHTADDHQAQIQELGAMAETGVDAVVLVSNRMAKEEEGEDVFRKNAEDIFTQLPSVTFGLYECPYPYLRLLSDDFLHWAAHEDKLVFLKDVSCSLEIEKRRVELVKGTKLALFNANTATVLDSWIAGYDGYNGVMANFHIDIYKWLYEHFREDEALARRVSDFLTVTAITEARAYPINAKYHYAQTDIPMSLVTRSKPVSLLNENARLEIASLIRMERAMRTELGLKQ
- a CDS encoding TRAP transporter large permease — encoded protein: MSFPLFVTLLVFILIFFLRMPIAFGMLASAACYLLVKGADLSLVVNQVMNTYYTNYVIIAVPLFIFTANVMNTGKVTDMIFKFAGGITGRMRGALGHVNIIASLIFSGMTGSAIADAAGLGKIEIEAMKDDGYDPEFSCAITAASATIGPIFPPSIPLVIYAMLSSTSVGALFMGGMVPAVLLSFFLMVYVAIVAKKRNYPRGEKVVWKTFLAFTVRAIPALLTPIILLVGIYTGVTTPTEAGAIAGLYAMIVSIFAYRAMGFKDLMNVIRDTIKDVGATSIMIGAAAIISYIVAREQLAANIGNWILGFTANKYTFLFLVNVVILILGMFMDTSTIQLVFVPIMIPVASALGIDMIHFGLVVTFNMMVGLSTPPFGMLLFITSGISGTPLKGVMKEILWPLTVMLIVLVIITYFPEVTLFLPKATGLM
- a CDS encoding TRAP transporter small permease, translated to MKKIALFLRDVMEVYIPILSFIFLFLAFILQVFFRYVVNHPLTFTQDVIVIGFCWSVILGACYTMRRKGHVQFTMLYDAYSPKVAAWARMIGNLLIILTFAVMVIPSFKYAFFLGFQKTPVLRVSYTWIFLPFTYFLLSIIGYTIKPVIEDWKVITGKLEDSLNHRFDPLLGEVNK
- a CDS encoding sialic acid TRAP transporter substrate-binding protein SiaP, whose amino-acid sequence is MKKSIIALLLVALVLPMAFAQGTSEAKPVELVYTMTAVPTDAHAGAMRVFKETVERVSDGQIKVLTYDSASLFKQEQEVSAVKSGQADMTATAASWLTDGSPWVGMFTAGYIFKTYDHMTSVLNGPIGQEVFDRIAKEQGIRPLGAQYLGTRQINLVEDRPIKTPADLNGVNLRMPNSDSWIFLGKAIGANPTPISFSELYMALQTKTVDGQDNPLPTNKNAKFYEVTKSISITNHLVDSVWPAINEAKWQSLTEEQKGWVMEGVKAGIEFCDTTNLKAEAELVEFFKSEGLSIYQADLDAFAEHVLAQYLDSPYSDTWDMEMFEKIQAAGN
- a CDS encoding YhcH/YjgK/YiaL family protein, which produces MIIDQITNLERYIPSLSALQTVHEILESGKLPSMEYGSYTTDNPKVRYNLFTYTTATPEKLTFEIHKKEVDVQILLSGFESMVIADRSSLKETIGYDASKEASFAEGKQLLTYHATPSTFALFFPGEGHACNLIDGHSTSVVKVVFKILV
- the crtI gene encoding phytoene desaturase family protein; the encoded protein is MNKKAVVIGGGFGGLSTAALLARDGWNVTLVEKNAQLGGRARYWEKDGFTFDMGPSWYLMPEVFEHYFSLFGKQREDYYDLSPIDPYYKVFFEGGETACLTPRFDENQKLFESFEKGGGKALKAYMQQSTYKYDVAMEDFLYRDYKHIGQFFNRRLMTEGLRLGVLGKLDSFVSNYVKDYRAKQILEYAMVFLGTDPAQAPAIYSIMTHVDLNLGVFFPRKGMAGAAAGFASLCSELGVELITGAEVLKVLTEGNRAVGVETNKGTFMADVVVSSADYHHSDTNLLEDKHRTYSDSYWEKRVVAPSMFIAYLGIGRELKGLEHHNLYFAKDWNTHFDAIFKNPAWPKDPCFYLSCISKTDPSSAPDGCENVFLLVPVAPGLVDTEEQRNAYFEHIADHVQNVTGEDLRKDLLVKRLYSHRDFISDYHAYKGTALGLSHTLMQTAVFRPRHQNKTVKNLYYTGQYTHPGVGVPMVLIASELIAKEIQETYGS